In the genome of Bradyrhizobium ottawaense, the window GGCCTGCTCGGCCGAGCCGATCGCCGCCGACATGGTCTGCGATCCCGCCAACATGCCGCCGGCTGCGCCTGGCGGGAGAGAGAACATCTTGGCGCCGATCACCACTAGCGCGAGCCCGATAACGCTCGATACCACCGCGAGGATGCAGAACTTCAGGCCGTCGCCCTTCAGGCTGTTGATGAAGGACGGCCCGACACGCAACCCGACGCCATACATGAAGAGATAGTAGAACAGACTCTTGGCGAAATTGTTCAGCTCGAGCTTCACGCCGTAGGTCGACGCCCACACCGAGACGCCGGCGCCGACCACGATGGCGCCGGCAACCATGCCGAGGCCATACCCCTTGATGCTGGCCCGACCGATATAGACGGCGAGGCCGACGACAAAGAACAGCAGCAGGTACGGATTCTGCTGCAGGAAGGTGAAAAACGCCTGCATGTTGGTCCCCTCCAAGACTTATGACGCAGCCTTGAGCTTGGGCTGTGCACTGGGCTTTGGACGTCCGATCTTCGCCAGGGCTTCGGACCGCACGAGCTTCAGCCCTTCCTTGGCGTCGTAGCCGTGGATCTCCTTCACATCGAGCTTGCGCATGAAGTCGATGGTCTCCTGCGTGATGACCTGACCGGGCACCATGATCGGGAAGCCCGGCGGATACGGGATCACGAAATTGGCCGAGACGAGCTCTGGTCCCGACTTGAGCCGGCGATCGATCTCGGGATCATTGAGGCGGATGTGCTCGCAACCCGCCACGTCGTAGGCCGCGTAAAAGCCGCTGCGAATGTCGCCTTCATTGGTCTTGCTGCCGGCATCGCCGCGGAAGCTCGGGTGGAAATGCGAGAAGTTGGGCAGATCAGGCACGTCGGTCATCAGGCTCTTGACCCGTGCTTCGAAGGTCTTCCTCGCATTGGCACCGCCCTGCGCCAACCCGCGATCGACCTCGCCCGCGATGTCGGCGAGGACGCGGATGAGATGCGCGACGTCGCTGCGGGTGTTGTTGATGTTGGACTGGACCAGGACCGAGTTGCGCGAGGTCTTGTTGACCTGGATGTTGTACTCATTGGCGAGGATACCCTTGAACTGGGTGCCGTCATAACCGGCCATGCCGCACACCAACGTCATGCGGGTCGGATCGAGGCAGAACTCGTCCTCGTCCAGGCTCTTGAGGGTGTTGACCCAATTCACGCCCGCGGCGAGATAATCGGTAAAGCCGCTCTGGCGATACTGGGCAGGCACCATGGCGTCGGCGCCGAGGATGCGGAAATATTTCGAGATCAGCGGGTTGTTGTTGACCGCCTGGCGAATGGCAAGCGCGATCTCCATCGCATTGGCCACGAGGCCGTAACCTTCCAGTTCCATCTGCCGCCGCGATATATCGAGGCTGGCGATGAGTTGCTGGTTCGGGCTGGTGGAAGCGTGGGTGAACACGGCCTCCTTGAACTGCTGTTCGACCGTGTGGAATTCGACGTCCTTGACCGAGAGCATGGAGCCCTGGCGGATCGCCGACATCGACTTGTGGGTCGAGTTGGTCTGGTAGACCCGCAGCCGGATCTGCCTGGGATCGGGAATCAGCCGGGTCTTGAGCAGCATCTCGTCCGACGGGCTCTTGCCGAGTTCGGCCTGCTGCTTCTCATAGGTCGCGACCGACTTCGGGTCGTGCATCCACGCCTCGATCTCGTTCGCCGCCCCCATGGCGGTGCGGCGGCGCAGGAACGGCGAGAAGCGCGCGAAGCCGAACCAGGCCTCGTCCCAGAGGAAGATCAGGTCCGGCTTGATAGCGAGACATTCCTCCATCACCCGGCGGGTGTTGTAGATGTGGCCGTCGAAGGTGCAGTTGGTGAGGTCGATCATCTTGACGCGGTCGAGCCGGCCGTCGGCCCTGGCGCCGAGCAGCGCCTGCTTGATCGTCTTCAGCGGCACCGCGCCGTACATCGAGTATTCCGTCATCGGGAAGGCTTCGACGTAAAGCGGCTGCGCACCGGCCAGAACCATTCCATAGTGGTGCGACTTGTGGCAGTTGCGATCGACGATCGCGATGTCGCCCGGCGCGAGCAGCGCCTGCACCGCCATCTTGTTCGATGTCGAGGTGCCGTTGGTGACGAAGAAGACGCGGTCAGCGCCGAGCGCCCTCGCCGCTTTCTCCTGCGCCTTCTTGATGTTGCCGGTCGGCTCCAGCATGCTGTCGAGGCCGCCCGTGGTGGCGCTGCTCTCGGCCAGGAACAGGTTCGGCCCGTAGAATTCGCCCATGTCGCGGATCCAGTCGGACTTGAAGATCGACTTTCCGCGGGCGATCGGCAACGCATGGAACGTGCCGATCGGACGCTGCGCATATTTCTTCAGATTGTCGAAGAACGGGGTGTCGTAGCGATCCTGAATGCCTTCGAGGATGGACAGATGCAGCTCGAGGAGCTCCTCGACGGAGTAGAAGATGCGGCGAACGACGTTGGCTTCAGGGTTTCCAGCCAACTCCTCGACGTCGCGGTTCGAGATCATGTAGAGGTCGAGCTCGGGTCGGACGCGCTTGATGATTTGGGCGAGCCGGAGCGCGGAGGCGTCGGACTCGTCGTTGAGGCCGGCCGAAGCCGTGATCGAGCGCAGCACGGGTGCATTGTGGCGCGAGCGCAGCCCGAAGCCTTCGTTGATGATGACGGCCGCGATATTGGGATTGAGCATGGTCGCGCAGAATGCGTCTTCCAGGCTGCCGACGACGACGGGCTCATAGATGAAGCCATCGATTGGACGCCGCAACTTGCGCCATTCGGCGGCGAGCGCCGGCCACTGACTTGACGACACGCCGGTCACGATCAGGGTTTCGAAATAGGGCCGGCGTGCCGTATGCGCACCGAACGTCGGTGGCACCAGCTCGGGCGCGTCGCCATTACCATCATCCTTCGCGCTCCAGTCGCCGGCATGCTGCCGGAAAGACCGCGTCGCAAGTGCCTGGGTAATCCGCGTCGCAAGGGCCAGCGACGTTGCCCCATCGCCTGCTGAGGCCGCTTCCCGCAGTGCCGCCATCAGGTGCAGGCCAGGATAGCCGTAAAACTCCTCCGTCACCGCAAGATCGGCCAGTGCCGTATCGTAGACCGCGCGATTGCCGACCCGAGCCCACGCCTTCGCGGCCTCCACGAGGTCGCGCCAGTCATCCGCCCGCGCGCCGGGCCCGGAGAAGAACTGATCGATGCGCTTTTGCGCCGGCTTGGTGTCCTTGGACATGTGTCTCTCCCGATCCTCGGCGGTGCCTTGATGGTCACTCGATGGTCATTTGATGCCAATTGGGCGAAGATGAGCGTGATCGTGAGTTCGGCGCCGGTGGCTCCATTGATCCAAGTCAACGGTCGGGCGCATTCTGGCGAGACCGTCGGCCGCAGCGGTCATTCGCATTGCAACACGCCCGCTCAGGCCGTCCGCTGCGCCGTCACGGCCTGCTCGTCGCCGAGGACGCTGTCGAGCGATCGCAGCCACTGGCTGCTATCCGTCCTCTCCGCCAGCCCTTCCGCCCGCAAGAGGTCGCGGAGCTGCGCGTGTGCGCCGACGATGGAGAAAATGACCTTTCGCGCGGCGAGCTCGTCGTAGAGGTCGTGCAGCATGCCCGCGCCGGCGAGATCGATATAGGGCGAAGCCGAGAGGTCGCAGACCACCAGCCGGATCCCGGGCGCGCGCCGAAGCGCGATCAGGACGGTATCGAGGATCGTCTCGGCGTTGATGTAGAGCAGCGAGGCTTCGGGCCGGAACGCGATGACGCCGATCAGCGGCTCGACGTCTGCGTGCCTTGAACTGTCCGAATAACGGCCGCTGCCGGGCAAGCGGCCGAGGAACGCGACGTTTGGCCGCGAGGCCCGGGCCAGCAGCAAAAAGATCGAAGCGATCGACGCCAGCAGCACGCCTTGCAGGATTCCGAGCAATAGCACGGAGACCAGCGCAATCGTTGCGGCGTAGAAATCGATCCGGCTGACCTGCCACATCCGCACCAGCGCGCGGACGTCGACGAGCTTGTAGACGGCGGCAAAGACGATGGCTGCAAGCACGGCCTTGGGCAGGTTGGTCAAGAGTCCCGTGAAGAACAGAAGGCACAGCCCGAGCGTCACCGAGCAGATCACCAAAGCGAGCGGCGTCCGTGCGCCGGCGCTGTCATTGACGGCCGATTGCGACAGCCCGCCGGCAACCGGATAGCCATGGCCGAAGGCAACGACGAGGTTCGCTGCCCCCAGCCCCAGGAACTCCTGCCGGACATCGAGGGGATAGCCGTGCTTGGCGGCGAAGCTGCGGGCGGCCGAAACGCCCTCGATATAGGCCAGCAGGATACACCCTGCGGCGAGCGGGAAGAGGTCGTCGAAGTCCAGCAGGCCGATCGTCGGAATGCCGAGGGCCGGCAGACCTTCCGGTATCTTCCCGGTGACGGGCACGCCGTACGCCGGCAGGCCGAGCAGCGTCGCCGTCCCGATCGCGAGCGCGACGATGGTGATGCCGACCGGTTTGCCCGGCAGCAGCCGTTCGCCGAACAGGAGGAGCAGCAGCGCGACCGCGCCGACGGCGAGCACGAGCAGGTTGACGGCTCCGAGCTGGCCGGCGAGCTTGATGGCGCGGTCGAAGAAATTGTGGCCGCCGCCGGCAACGCCGAGCAGGCTCGGCAGCTGGCTCATGATGATGGTGAGCCCGGCGCCGGCCTTGAAGCCGACCAGGATGCTGTCGCTGACGAGGCGGACCAGCACGCTCAGCTTGAACAACCACGCGATGAAGCACAGCACCGCCACTGCAAAGGCCGCAAGGCTTGCGATCTGCGCATAGCGGATCGCATCGCCTCCGGCCAGCGCGCCGACGGTGCCCGCGATCATCAGGGAGATCGCCGAGGTCGGCCCGATCGCAAGCTGCCGGGACGAGCCGAGCAACGCATAGCCGATGCCGCCGAGCATATAGCCGTAAACGCCGATCTGAGGCGGCAGGCCGGCCAGCGCGGCATAGGCGAGCGAAACCGGGATGGCGTAAGCAGCCAGCGTGACGCCGGCGACGGCGTCGGAGGAAAACCACTCTCGCCGGTAGGCGCCAAGCCAGCCGGCCGGCGGGAACGACCGTATCCATCCAGGTTCGGACGGCGCGCTCATTGGACGGCCCTCTGATGCGAGGCTTCGCAGCGCAGCAAGACGACCAACAGCGCGACCACGGGAATGCCGAGCGCGAGATCCGGAATAGCCTTGGTGGCGAAGGCGCCCACCGCGGCGCCCAAGCCGAACACCGCACACAAGGCGAAGAAGATGCCCGAGCGGCGCAGCGTGCCGAGCGGCGCGCCTCCGGCGGCGGCCTCGAAGACCGTCTCGATCGCCTGGCGCATGTTGCCCGTGACCATCACCGTGCTGCAAACAACGCCTTCGACCCTGGTGAAGATCGCGGTCTGCATCGCGGCGACGAACGAGATGCCGAGCGTTCCAGCCAGATCCGGCAGCCTGTTGTGCAGGATGCTGATCGCGATCAGCAGCAATATCTCGAGCAGGGTGCTGATTGCGCTGGCCCGCCCGCCCGCTACGCGGCGCAGCCATGCGGCAATCACGATACCGGCCGCAAAGGCGAGAAGCGGCGGCACGAAG includes:
- a CDS encoding decarboxylase; amino-acid sequence: MSKDTKPAQKRIDQFFSGPGARADDWRDLVEAAKAWARVGNRAVYDTALADLAVTEEFYGYPGLHLMAALREAASAGDGATSLALATRITQALATRSFRQHAGDWSAKDDGNGDAPELVPPTFGAHTARRPYFETLIVTGVSSSQWPALAAEWRKLRRPIDGFIYEPVVVGSLEDAFCATMLNPNIAAVIINEGFGLRSRHNAPVLRSITASAGLNDESDASALRLAQIIKRVRPELDLYMISNRDVEELAGNPEANVVRRIFYSVEELLELHLSILEGIQDRYDTPFFDNLKKYAQRPIGTFHALPIARGKSIFKSDWIRDMGEFYGPNLFLAESSATTGGLDSMLEPTGNIKKAQEKAARALGADRVFFVTNGTSTSNKMAVQALLAPGDIAIVDRNCHKSHHYGMVLAGAQPLYVEAFPMTEYSMYGAVPLKTIKQALLGARADGRLDRVKMIDLTNCTFDGHIYNTRRVMEECLAIKPDLIFLWDEAWFGFARFSPFLRRRTAMGAANEIEAWMHDPKSVATYEKQQAELGKSPSDEMLLKTRLIPDPRQIRLRVYQTNSTHKSMSAIRQGSMLSVKDVEFHTVEQQFKEAVFTHASTSPNQQLIASLDISRRQMELEGYGLVANAMEIALAIRQAVNNNPLISKYFRILGADAMVPAQYRQSGFTDYLAAGVNWVNTLKSLDEDEFCLDPTRMTLVCGMAGYDGTQFKGILANEYNIQVNKTSRNSVLVQSNINNTRSDVAHLIRVLADIAGEVDRGLAQGGANARKTFEARVKSLMTDVPDLPNFSHFHPSFRGDAGSKTNEGDIRSGFYAAYDVAGCEHIRLNDPEIDRRLKSGPELVSANFVIPYPPGFPIMVPGQVITQETIDFMRKLDVKEIHGYDAKEGLKLVRSEALAKIGRPKPSAQPKLKAAS
- a CDS encoding SulP family inorganic anion transporter, giving the protein MSAPSEPGWIRSFPPAGWLGAYRREWFSSDAVAGVTLAAYAIPVSLAYAALAGLPPQIGVYGYMLGGIGYALLGSSRQLAIGPTSAISLMIAGTVGALAGGDAIRYAQIASLAAFAVAVLCFIAWLFKLSVLVRLVSDSILVGFKAGAGLTIIMSQLPSLLGVAGGGHNFFDRAIKLAGQLGAVNLLVLAVGAVALLLLLFGERLLPGKPVGITIVALAIGTATLLGLPAYGVPVTGKIPEGLPALGIPTIGLLDFDDLFPLAAGCILLAYIEGVSAARSFAAKHGYPLDVRQEFLGLGAANLVVAFGHGYPVAGGLSQSAVNDSAGARTPLALVICSVTLGLCLLFFTGLLTNLPKAVLAAIVFAAVYKLVDVRALVRMWQVSRIDFYAATIALVSVLLLGILQGVLLASIASIFLLLARASRPNVAFLGRLPGSGRYSDSSRHADVEPLIGVIAFRPEASLLYINAETILDTVLIALRRAPGIRLVVCDLSASPYIDLAGAGMLHDLYDELAARKVIFSIVGAHAQLRDLLRAEGLAERTDSSQWLRSLDSVLGDEQAVTAQRTA
- a CDS encoding YoaK family protein yields the protein MSALDLAAGAIRRDETVEIVLLLAFAGGYIDAYTWIIHGVMANAQTANLIFLWVYATAGDWTKALHFVPPLLAFAAGIVIAAWLRRVAGGRASAISTLLEILLLIAISILHNRLPDLAGTLGISFVAAMQTAIFTRVEGVVCSTVMVTGNMRQAIETVFEAAAGGAPLGTLRRSGIFFALCAVFGLGAAVGAFATKAIPDLALGIPVVALLVVLLRCEASHQRAVQ